The following proteins are co-located in the Equus caballus isolate H_3958 breed thoroughbred chromosome 15, TB-T2T, whole genome shotgun sequence genome:
- the OR14C53 gene encoding olfactory receptor family 14 subfamily C member 53, whose amino-acid sequence MVNSTMVTEFILTGFADGWKLSLLQAVVFLLMYLATNLGNLLIITVTTIDQKLHTPMYFFLRNLSILDTCYISVTVPNACAQSLTGKRTISVAACATQIFLVIYCAYVEVMFLTIMAQDRYVAICQPLRYPIIMNHQFCVQMTLASLLSGLVYAGVHTGNTFQLPFCKSNVIHQFFCDIPSLLRLSCSATFRNELLIFVSSIGICGSCFIFIAISYTRIFSMVLKFPTREQGKAFSTCIPHILVVSVFLSCGFYEYLRPSVNSETTQDMIFSVFYTIVPPFLNPIIYSLRNKQVKKSVRKVILGKCYSGK is encoded by the coding sequence ATGGTCAATTCCACCATGGTGACTGAGTTTATCCTCACAGGCTTTGCTGATGGCTGGAAGCTGAGTTTACTGCAAGCTGTGGTATTCCTACTGATGTACCTGGCTACGAATTTAGGGAATCTTCTGATTATCACTGTCACCACCATCGACCAGAAActgcacacacctatgtacttcttcctcaggaATCTATCCATCTTGGACACGTGCTACATTTCTGTTACTGTCCCTAATGCCTGTGCCCAATCTCTTACTGGCAAGAGGACCATTTCTGTGGCTGCATGTGCAACTCAGATCTTCTTGGTCATTTACTGTGCATATGTGGAGGTGATGTTTCTCACTATAATGGCCCAAGATCGCTATGTGGCAATCTGCCAGCCTCTCCGCTACCCAATTATCATGAACCACCAATTCTGTGTCCAAATGACACTGGCTTCTCTACTCAGTGGTCTTGTCTATGCAGGTGTGCACACTGGCAACACATTCCAGCTGCCTTTCTGTAAGTCCAATGTGATCCACCAGTTCTTCTGTGACATCCCCTCACTGCTGAGGCTCTCCTGCTCTGCCACCTTTAGAAATGAactcttaatttttgtttcttccatagGGATATGTGGTAGTTGCTTTATCTTCATTGCTATATCATATACACGCATATTTTCTATGGTGCTCAAGTTTCCAACAAGAGAGCAAGGGAAGGCCTTTTCCACCTGCATCCCTCATATCCTTGTGgtgtctgtcttcctcagttgTGGTTTCTATGAGTACCTAAGGCCTTCAGTAAACTCTGAAACAACTCAGGACatgattttttctgtattttataccaTAGTTCCTCCATTCTTGAATCCTATCATCTACAGTCTTAGAAATAAACAGGTAAAGAAATCTGTAAGAAAAGTCATATTAGGAAAGTGTTattcaggaaaataa